From the genome of Methanomassiliicoccus sp.:
TGATATCCAATGTATTCGAATTTGTCAATCGATTCGGGATAGGGAGCGTCCCCATAGTATATCTGTAAACCAAGTTTATTTATCGCCACCAATTTTCCGGTTTTATCAGCGATAAATGCCGCAGCTGGTAAAATCTCTAATATAGATTCAAAAAAATCGAGAATTGTCTGATCGTCAGTATAATCAAAATCGCTAATAGAGCTTGGTTTACTAGATATTTTTTCCATATATATAATTACTCCATTAAATCCACTGTCCGCAGGCATATATGGTTTGAATACAATTTTATGAGGTTCGATATCCTTATCGGTCTTATAAAATATTATTTTTTCAACAATATTTTTTGAATTCATTGCAGATGATATGGACGCCTCAATCTCGTCAGAATACTCTTTTGGAAGTCCAAGCTCAGCGATGTGACTATCAATTGCCTCAGAGACATCTATGTTGAGGAGATTTGATGCTGCAGAGTTCATGTAACAACAGTTACCTCTTTTATCGATACAAAATACGCCCTGAGGGCTGTTATTCAGAACATAGTCGAATAAAGTATCCATTCACATCCTCGTCCCTTGAGCACCAATAATCATGTATCATCATGATTATAAGTTTTTCGCATTTCGTTAGCTTATTGTATACAATAAGGCATTCAATAGATATAAAATTAATAATTCAAACACTAACCCAGAAATTATCTTTCAAGAAGGTCTTCATTTTACAAAGCACCCTAGTCAGGAGATAAGCATCAATTTAATGCACATATCAAATGTCTCACCGCTCAAGTTGTGTTGTGGATATCTGGATGTAAAGCTGATTGAAAACTTCCAACTTTCAGTAATGTATTATTATCAATATAACTATGATAATGAATTAGTATGAATTCACCTATTGCCAGTTAAGAAAACTGGAGAAAGGTTGGTTGCCACAGAAACAGTAGTACATGGGGGCGCATCCAAGTTGCGTAGGAGCCTTCCTTTGACAACTACCGCGCTCGAGAGCTTGGCGGTCAATATTGACCACTTTACAGATGTCCCCTTTAACGATCTCGGATTATTGCTAGTATCTTTATTGAATAGGTTGATTCGTTCGCATAAAGGCATTATTAAAGGGAGAATCGGAAGAGCAGGTTACAAGGGGTAAACACCCACATCTCATTCTTCACCCACACAGAATCTCGGCCTTAGATTCTATAAAACTGAGGTCGTGCAGACCAGACCTACTCGAATGGTTATAGATCATGTTCTGTATTATTAGATGTTCTAAAGGTAACTATCAGTGAAAAGATGGACAACTGCGATAGAGCTGTTATTCCTGCTCATCCTGGCCACGCTCCTAAAGCGAGACCTCCATCGCAGCCTCTGATGCAATAGGTCACCCTGGTCGAAAAAGAAACACGAATGAAATTAACGTCGATGACTACTTGGAAAAAAACTTGATGAATATTTATCGTCAGCGTGAAAAATGTTTACATACGTAATTTCATATAGGTTAAAATCGATGCATTATCATGAGAGAAGACGAATCAGATGACACGTCAATAACGGTCTCATATAGGGTAGCAAAAGGTGTCATAGAACAGATGGATGAATATATTAAGAAAAAAAAATTGTTTCGTAACAGATCGGAATTTAGTTCTATGGCTGTCCGTTACTTTTTAGATCATCTGCATGAAAATGAAGAAAAACGAGTCTACAGTCAAAGGATTGATGTTCAACGTTTGCTCGAACAACAATAAATTTTCATATACTGGCAAAAGGACGAAGATAGTTAATTGGATGTCTTGGTCGGTAGATGTTAGCAAACAAGCTGGGACATAACTTCAGTTTGTAACGAGCGGGGGAATGCCCCACATTCTATTCATATGTGAGCAGCAAGAATTTCAGAAGTTCAACGAGAAGGCTTTGTACCGAGCGGTGGAGATACTTGGACGAAAACGTGAACGCATCGCCCAGGAGCTTCTGGACCGCTACCTAAAAAAGTCACTATACGTTCTATATATGGACATAATTAAGAACCGAATATAAATCAAATATTCGCCGCAATACGCCACTGATTAGGTACGACAACCCTCTGGACGATAGTTCGAATGATAAGCACGTGTCCATAAAGGGATATAGCTGGTAACCTCCAAGGAATTTACTAATGGCGATGATCATCGGACCAAGGAAGGTGAACGGCTAGGTACACATCCACCACATGGGCGACCAGGTCGGGAGCGTTCTAATCGAATCTTCTTTGGTCGCGTTCTATTGGGGGGGGCTTACTATAAGCGTATTAGAAAAAAAGTCTTCGACTATAGTGACCATAAGGCGATGAAGTAAATCAACCTGGCTGAGAATAAGGTGTTTGAGACCTTAGTCGCCATCGTCTAGGAACTGATTTATTGAGGAGGGAGGGATCTACATTATTAAACGTACTTTTCTTACATGGACATGTCGCATGATTATCAAACGTATCTTGTGGCATGAACGAACGAGAAATGCTCCACCTCCTGTCCAACGATGTCGTTGATGGCCGTGAAGGCTGCTTCTACTTGACCTCGTTCGGGCATTTATCCACAACCGAAGCTCCTAGACCCTACAGAAGCAAGAACGCAGTCGAAAAGCTCTTTCATTCATCGAAGTGGGAGATCGGAGTAAGACATCTCTGAGCATGGTCCGATGGCACCATATGCGGCATATTACTCATGGGATTTACCCCCCAGATGTCAATCTCCTTGACATGTTTCTTCGAATCTCTAATCGAGACTGTGTCAAAGTTGTTCATCACTAATTAGTTAGAAAATGACAATGACGGGGGTTCTGACAGTAGGCGGTCGAAAATGACAGTGCCACTCGAACCTGAGCGCGCTCAATAAAGCGTTTTTACTTGAGTATATGGCGGAAACGTGACCGTTTCCGCCTCTGGCAAAAAGCTCTAGAAATTTCCAGAGGTTCGATATGATGTCAAATCTTAAAATACGATGAGAATATGAGAACTGATGTCGAAGTTAGAAAAAAAGAAAAAAATTATGGCGTTTTTGAAAGACCACCCTCTTTATTATTGATCGAAAATGATCAGACCTACCCGACCTCTGGTACAGCCTCCACATTTTTATCTGGTTCCTCATAACCTTTTTGGGAGTAGAACCATATGGGTATATACAGCAGAAGGACCACAGCTCCAACGATCACTGGCTGGAGACCTGCCTCATATATTTGTAGGTAGATTAAACCAGCCAGGATTATCGGAATGTTAAACAATCCGACCAGAATCGCAACAAAGGTCCAGCTCTTGGGCGCCTTGTATGGTCTTGGTAGCTTCTTTAACTCGGGATCTCTTCTTGCCTTCACAAAGGCGAACAAGGAGATGCCATTGACCAATATGTAACCAAAGCTAGCTGCGGCGATGATGGCAACGGGAGTCCTCAGTGTGATTAAGAGGATGTTGAAGATCGCTATGAATATCATAGCCCTAACAGGGATGCCATATGAATTCACCTTGGCAAATATCTTTGGTAGGTTCCCGACTTCTGCCATCTGTTGCATCGCAATACCGGAACCCAGTATTGCTGTTTGGGTCATTAGAATAATAGCTGCTATCAAGACCAATAGAACAAATGGCGCTATCGCACTACCAAAAGCAATCGTAGCCATTCCGATCAGTGGGGAAACAGGCTCAGCGAGAATGCCATCAATCCCTAGAGTGGCTGTTGCTGATGCTTGAATCCAAACGAATGTCACCATAATTATGGAAACACATACCAGCAAAGCTTTGGGGAGGTCTTTTCTAGGATTTTTATATCGAGGCCCGTAGATTGCAACTGCCTCGCTTCCACCGGTGCTCCAAAGCGCAATCGCGAATAATCCAGCAAGTATCAGGATGTGTTCCATATCCCACGCCCATGTCGTTGGTAGAATCGCATCAGTAACATTGCTGAGATCAAAGACACTAGTGCCTATAGGAGCTAATGAGATAGTCATCACAGGTATGATGGCCACAATTGCTAGAACAAGCCCAAGCTTGGCTCCATTTGCTAGGCCTTTTAAGTTCACAATTATTAGGCTGCTAAAGATAACAGCTCCAAGTATGAGGGAAAGGACAACAACATCAATATCAGCAAAAGCTGGTACAACACCCTTGATGTACCATGCAGCTGTGATCGTCATCACTGCTAGAACGGGGTTCCAAGCAAACCAATAACTCCAGGAGCTAAAACCGCCTATAAATTTACTCAAGGTATACTTTTTTTTACCATTGCCCTCCTTCTTAGAAAGAACTGCCTGAGCAAATCCCGGTAAACCTGAGGCCCTGGGAAAAGTTGTAGCAAGTTCCGCATAAGCAATATTTTGCAATATCGTTTGCATCACAGACAGGGCCCACAGAATTACAGCTGCACCCCATAAGTAGCTTACAGTATACCCAATCGAAGGCAATATCAGGACTGGAGCACCCATGGCTATGGCCACACCTTGCTTCCAGTTGAGATTTCTCTCGAATGGGCTATCGTCAACAGCGTCTACTACTTCGGTCATCGTTTTCACGTCCGTTGTCACACATTGGAAAAAATTTTATGGTGCCCATTCCGATCTTGGACCAGACATAGGCACCGAGAAAAAATTCAGGTATCGCCTTACTTAGCAATCTTCAGTCGAGATACCGCATCCGACGAGCTCTCGCCGTAGAGATCTGCTCCAATTTTTGTTGCCCATTCTTGTGTGACTGGAGCCCCTCCTACGATAGTCTTGACCTTGCCTTTCAACCCTTCTTCCTTGAGAAGTTCCTCAATGCGCATCTGGTTGACCATAGTGCTAGTCATCAGAGCAGACGATCCAACGAACTTAGCATCATATTTCTTTGCGGCACTTATGAACTCCGGGCAAGGAATGTCTCTACCTAGGTTGTGGACATCGAAACCGGCAATTTTCAGCATGATTGCTACAATATCCTTACCGATGCTGTGGATATCACCTTCAATAGTGGCGATAACAATAGTTCCTAGTCCATTGCCCTCAGCCTTCCCTAACTTTTCCATCTCTGGGGTTAGAATATCTATTCCGGCAGTCATGGCTTCAGCTGCGGCCATTACATGAGGTAGGAACAACTGCTTAGCTTCGTATTTAGTACCTATTTCATTCATTCCCGCTGTGTAACCCTTTTGGATCACTTCAACGGGAGAAATGCCAGCCTTTATCGCTTCTTGGGCTACTTCAATAGCCTGGTCCTGATCGAAGGACAATACGGAAGACTTAGCCCTTGCTATGATATTATCTTTAGAATCCATTTCATTCACCTTCATCGCTGTCCCTTGAACTCCTTGTCTGCTCTCGCAAGGACTTCCTTCATATCCTTTAGGAGGTCAGAATCAATCGGTGTGGGCTTGTAATTCTTCATTACATCAACAACAACCTCATGAGCAACTGTCGCTAGGTCCCTCGAGCCATCACGAGCCCAATCACCGTACATGAGTCTGTTGAAAAGCTCGGGCTGAGAAGGATACTCGATGTTGTTCATTGTGGTCTTGTGGCTAAGGAAATTATTGGCAACACCAACCTTCTGGATTGCTGCGACACCAAGGGTCTCATCATTCACATCGATACCTCTTGTGACCTTTTTGGTCATTCTTATGATATCGTTGTCAATCACCAATTGTTCCATTGAAAATGTCATGCCAAGCTCGAGAACCCCAGCCCCATAGATCATGCTCGCGCCTGCCATCGAAGGCAACAGAGCGGTGAGCGTCTTTTCGTGACCTGCTTGGGAATCTGGGATTTTCGCGTCAGACTATATGCCGGCTACGAAGGTGGGCAGACCGTAGAACTGACCCAACTTTGCTACAGCACTGCTGATCATCCCCAATTCGGGGGAGCCAACAGGGGCGGTCCCATTCTTGACATCCATGGTAGTCGTAGAACTTCCATACCATACTGGTGCACCAGGATATGCGAGTTGGATAAGGGTTATCCCAGCAAGAACCTCAGCATTGTGGGTTAGAATTGTTCCAGCCAAGAAAATCGGCGCAGAACCTCCTGACATAGCCATGCTGATCACACAAGCAGGTATGCCATATTCCGCAGCACGTAGGAAAGTCTCACATCCATTGTCTCCAAGCTCTAGAGGGCTTGTAGGGCAAGCAAGGATCGAGAAAAGCGGCTTCCTCCTAGCGGCTTCTTCATCTCCACCATAATATGCCTTTGCTAGCTCGAAATAATAATGCACATCAGTGCCGACAGGATCGATGTGATGGAAGTGCTTTGATGAGTTTGCCAAAGCAGTATACATCTCGTGAACATCTTCCTTACCAACGCCAGCCCAGTCCCTCGCGGATACGGCCAAGGAATATGTATCGACCTGGTCTGCCCAGTCCACTATCTTAGCAGTATTTGCCAAGTCCTGATCTGTGGAGTCCACGGTTTCATATGCGCCTCTTCCTTTGTAATTGCACATCTTAATACCAGTTCCAAAGCAGGTATAGTGCACCTTACCATGGCTCTCCTGAACTACGTTGTTCTTCTTCTCTCGACCATAGCATGTGAACCTGGATGGTGCCGTTTGTAGTGCCTTTCTGATGACATAATCAGGTATTTTCACCATCTGGGTCTTTTCATCGACATCGCAACCACCTTCTCTGAAGATTTGTCTAGCCCTAGCATGAGTAACCTTGATGCCAGGGTTCTGTAAAACCTCCTTGGTTGCATAGTCGAGCATTCGGATGTCCTCTGGCGAAAAAATGCCCAGAGAGACACCCTCTAACACACCTCTTCCGGGGTAGTAGTGCTCTGACATACTTGATTCCTCAGATTACGTAATGATTTAATTTGTATTTATTAGTAATGTTTTGCAATCATATGTATACAAAATATTCAAGAAAAGACAAAGCGATCTTAGACTTATACTACATTGAGCATAAGTGTCAAACACATATCATCTAAGTGTACTAAGTATCAAACAAAATAGGCCATTATTTATTATTCTATGATGCTGATTAAAAAAAATTATCACCATTAAACATCAATAAATGATCATCGAAAGTATCTAATGATCAAATCATGAGATAATAAATGGGCTTGTAATATGAAAATTATGAAAACAATAAAGATACAAACGATAAATAATTGAATACAATCGTAATAATATGAAAACAAAAACAAAAAGAATAAATGCTCGATTAGGATTATGTGTTTCTAAGTTGAGGATGGAGTGTTGGTCCGGCGACCACCAGGCCTCTACAGCCAAGGCAGCCGGGTTCAACTCCCGGGCACTTCGCCACTTCAAGTGTTCCAAAGCAGGGATATGAATGAGTACTGATCTCACAACTTCGCAGAATCAACGGATTCGTGAACTAGGTGGTACAATTGACAAAACCATTATTTTTTCAACCATTGATGATAGAGACTTATACTTTCAGGAGCAAGTGAAATCACTTCAGAGTAGAAACCGACAAAGAATCTTAGAGACTATGGATGGATCTCAAAGGAACTCTCTCGCCTCTCTCGAATCAGATTTATCCAATGTGTTAATCACCAGGGGTTTTACCGAAGTGAAGACTCCCATGATCATCTCTGCATCTAGCTTGACCAAGATGGGCATCGCGGATGGTCACCCTTTATTAAACCAGGTATTTTGGGTAACGCCAAAGAAATGCATGAGACCAATGCTAGCGCCTAATCTCTACTACATCATGCGACATCTTAGTCGCACTGTCTGTACTGTCAAGCTCTTCGAGATAGGGCCATGTTTCAGGAAGGAATCCAAGGGTTCCAACCACCTGGAAGAATTCACTATGCTGAACCTAGTTGAGCTCGCCCCGGAGCGCGAGGCAATGGAGGCATTAAGAGACGACGCCCAGACGGTTATGGACGTTGCTGGTTTGCAGTATAAGCTGGTTGTGGAGGAATCCGAGGTATATGGACGAACACTCGATGTGGAAGTAGACGGGGTGGAAGTGGCATCTGGAGCGATCGGCCCCTTACCGATGGATGAGGCGCATGGTATCGATGAACCGTGGGCCGGGATTGGTTTTGGTCTGGAACGCATCCTCATGCTCATGAAAAATCAGAGCAACATCAAGTCAGTTGCTCGTAGCCTGATATATTTGAACGGGGCACGGATCGATATATAGGTGGAGGTTATAGATCATGGAACAGAGTACCGTAGATGGTCTGCTGGCAAAGGCTTGGGACCAGGAGCATTTGACACATGATGACATAGTCAATCTTCTTTCAGTTAGGAACGAGAGAGATATCTCGATGCTTTTTGAAACAGCAAGGGAAATCAAGGAGAGGAATTTCGATAACAAGGTTTTCCTCTATGGTTTTGTTTACTTCTCCACCTACTGCCGCAATAATTGCTCATTTTGTTTTTACCGTCAATCCAACGACGACAGCGTTCGATATCGAAAGACCAAGGAAGAGATAATTTCATTGGCTGTCGCGTTAGAAGATGCGGGGGTCCACCTCATCGACCTGACGATGGGTGAAGATCCTAGATATCATGCCGGTTCGAAGCAGGCATTGTTGGATGTCATTCAAGGCGTGAGCGATGAAGTTAGAACTCCCATCATGGCCTCTCCCGGAGTTATCCCCAAGGACCTCTTTAATGACATGAGAAACTCCGGTGTTGATTGGTTCGCATGCTATCAGGAGACTCATAATCAGGCTCTTTTCACCAGGCTTCGACCGGACCAAGACTATTATGAGAGGTACATGCAAAAGATTTGGGCAAGAAGGTCTGGACTGCTCACAGAAGAGGGGATAATGGTCGGTGTTGGTGAGAGCATAGATGATCGTGCCACATCAATAGAGGTTATGCTTCAAGAGGGGGTCCAGCAGGTACGGGCTATGACCTTCGTCCCCCAAAAGAACACTCCCATGGAGACCGTCCCTACTACAACATATCTTGATGAGCTCGTGACCATGGCAGTCATGAGGCTGGTCCATCAGGATAAGCTCATTCCCGCATCACTGGACATTCAGGGCGTAAGTGGACTCAAACCTCGACTAGATGCCGGGGCTAATGTGATTACATCGATAATACCGCCGGAGAAAGGATTGGCTGGTGTAGCCCAGCATGTTTTGGAAATAGACACCGGGGAGAGATCACCTGGCAGCATGGGGAGGGCGTTGGGGAACTTAGACGTCGATATCGCTCCCTTGGCCGATTACAACCGTCTTATCGGAGAATGGAAGAATTCCATCGTACCTCAGGTGATCGCTTGACCAAGATTGGCATAGTCGGGGGAATGTTGCAGGGGATGGAGGCGGTTTACCTAGCAAGGAAATCAGGGATGGATACGATGGTCATCGATATGAACGACCAGGCCCCGGCTCTATCCTTGGCAGATGAGGGATACGTCCTTGATGTATGTAGTAATGAAGAGGAGGCAAAACGCCTTCTTTGCACTTGTGATGCTGTCCTGCCAGCGAACGAGAACATCGAGACGCTGACCGCACTATGTAAGTTACTGAAAAAAATGGATATCCCCCTACTTTTCGATCTAGATGCGTATAAGATCTCATCATCAAAATTGAGTTCTAACAAGCTGATGGAGGCCCTGAGCATACCAACCCCTCAGCCATGGCCTAAATCCGGTTTTCCCGTTGTAATTAAACCTTCAGGCCAGAGCGGCAGTACAGGAGTGGTAAAAGCCTATAACGAAAACCAGCTTGGAGATGGTATAAGGAAGATTGAGTCGCTCGATGACGAACCGATTATCCAGGAATTCGTAGATGGGCCTAACATATCCATCGAAGTCATCGGGAATGGGGAAACGTTCGTTCCAGCGATTATGACCGAGGTCATTCTTGATGACAGATACGACTGCAAAATGGTCCGATGCCCCATGCAAGGAATAAGCAGGGAAGTGGAGCTTGATTTCTTGGAAAGCAGTCGTCGGCTTGCAGAGAGTGTTTCGCTACGAGGCATAATGGATGTAGAGGCAATCGTCAATGATAATGAGGCAAAAGTGTTGGAGATAGACGCTAGAATTCCGAGTCAAACCCCTGCGGCCATATACAACGCGACGGGTGTGAACCTCATCGAACTATTAACCTATGCTCTGACAGATGGAGAGCTCGATGAGGTTATCCCACAACGGAGGGGAGCGTCCATATATGAGCACATAGCGATCGATGGCAATACTATGAGGTCTTGCGGAGAGGGGGTCTTCTCCGAGGTACGTAAACCAAGGCTGATATCTGGTCTATTCGGTTCAGATGAGATGGTGACAGATTTCGAGCATGGAAAGAGCAGTTGGCGAGCGACGATCATATGCAATTCCTCCACGCCAGAAGGTGCTTGGCAGAAACGTCAGAGATGTCTGAATAATATCATGAAGAGCGAGAACATTACTTATTATTTTGATCCTCAGCCGGAGGTTAGGGCGTGACCCGTCTGACACCAGGTATGATCTATGATGTTCCAAACACCTTAGACCTTAGAGATCAAGAACTCAGACAAGCCATCGGCTTAGACTTAAGGGGATTGGCGATGAGAGTGTTCGATGTCGAACTCGATCTCAGCGCTTTCAGTGCCATTTGCGTACCTATCACTAGTGGCCAGGGAGTCACAAAAGGGTTCAGTGATTCCGTCTGTGCGATCGCTCGCCACATTGGATTGGATTGTCATGTAGAATCAAATACTGATGTGACTGGCATATGCGATGCCATAGGGAGCGGGGTTGACATCATCTTCATGGCTGACGACAACAATTTTGTTGCCCTCAATACTAGAGAGAGGAAGATCGTTAATAATGTGCATGCAACAGCATTGGGCTATTGTA
Proteins encoded in this window:
- a CDS encoding APC family permease, whose translation is MTEVVDAVDDSPFERNLNWKQGVAIAMGAPVLILPSIGYTVSYLWGAAVILWALSVMQTILQNIAYAELATTFPRASGLPGFAQAVLSKKEGNGKKKYTLSKFIGGFSSWSYWFAWNPVLAVMTITAAWYIKGVVPAFADIDVVVLSLILGAVIFSSLIIVNLKGLANGAKLGLVLAIVAIIPVMTISLAPIGTSVFDLSNVTDAILPTTWAWDMEHILILAGLFAIALWSTGGSEAVAIYGPRYKNPRKDLPKALLVCVSIIMVTFVWIQASATATLGIDGILAEPVSPLIGMATIAFGSAIAPFVLLVLIAAIILMTQTAILGSGIAMQQMAEVGNLPKIFAKVNSYGIPVRAMIFIAIFNILLITLRTPVAIIAAASFGYILVNGISLFAFVKARRDPELKKLPRPYKAPKSWTFVAILVGLFNIPIILAGLIYLQIYEAGLQPVIVGAVVLLLYIPIWFYSQKGYEEPDKNVEAVPEVG
- a CDS encoding dimethylamine corrinoid protein 3, translating into MDSKDNIIARAKSSVLSFDQDQAIEVAQEAIKAGISPVEVIQKGYTAGMNEIGTKYEAKQLFLPHVMAAAEAMTAGIDILTPEMEKLGKAEGNGLGTIVIATIEGDIHSIGKDIVAIMLKIAGFDVHNLGRDIPCPEFISAAKKYDAKFVGSSALMTSTMVNQMRIEELLKEEGLKGKVKTIVGGAPVTQEWATKIGADLYGESSSDAVSRLKIAK
- the pylC gene encoding 3-methylornithine--L-lysine ligase PylC — protein: MEEFHRTSGDRLTKIGIVGGMLQGMEAVYLARKSGMDTMVIDMNDQAPALSLADEGYVLDVCSNEEEAKRLLCTCDAVLPANENIETLTALCKLLKKMDIPLLFDLDAYKISSSKLSSNKLMEALSIPTPQPWPKSGFPVVIKPSGQSGSTGVVKAYNENQLGDGIRKIESLDDEPIIQEFVDGPNISIEVIGNGETFVPAIMTEVILDDRYDCKMVRCPMQGISREVELDFLESSRRLAESVSLRGIMDVEAIVNDNEAKVLEIDARIPSQTPAAIYNATGVNLIELLTYALTDGELDEVIPQRRGASIYEHIAIDGNTMRSCGEGVFSEVRKPRLISGLFGSDEMVTDFEHGKSSWRATIICNSSTPEGAWQKRQRCLNNIMKSENITYYFDPQPEVRA
- a CDS encoding PAS domain-containing protein, which translates into the protein MDTLFDYVLNNSPQGVFCIDKRGNCCYMNSAASNLLNIDVSEAIDSHIAELGLPKEYSDEIEASISSAMNSKNIVEKIIFYKTDKDIEPHKIVFKPYMPADSGFNGVIIYMEKISSKPSSISDFDYTDDQTILDFFESILEILPAAAFIADKTGKLVAINKLGLQIYYGDAPYPESIDKFEYIGY
- the pylB gene encoding methylornithine synthase PylB — encoded protein: MEQSTVDGLLAKAWDQEHLTHDDIVNLLSVRNERDISMLFETAREIKERNFDNKVFLYGFVYFSTYCRNNCSFCFYRQSNDDSVRYRKTKEEIISLAVALEDAGVHLIDLTMGEDPRYHAGSKQALLDVIQGVSDEVRTPIMASPGVIPKDLFNDMRNSGVDWFACYQETHNQALFTRLRPDQDYYERYMQKIWARRSGLLTEEGIMVGVGESIDDRATSIEVMLQEGVQQVRAMTFVPQKNTPMETVPTTTYLDELVTMAVMRLVHQDKLIPASLDIQGVSGLKPRLDAGANVITSIIPPEKGLAGVAQHVLEIDTGERSPGSMGRALGNLDVDIAPLADYNRLIGEWKNSIVPQVIA